One genomic window of Punica granatum isolate Tunisia-2019 chromosome 1, ASM765513v2, whole genome shotgun sequence includes the following:
- the LOC116213881 gene encoding protein NUCLEAR FUSION DEFECTIVE 6, chloroplastic/mitochondrial isoform X1: MASACGRFVRRASAPLNSAIRSNLRPASTSRSAASALPSKSTSASGRSFSVLRVRHELGCVQSLLPLHSAVAAARMTSCLSTTSRSCRALSQGTLCCTSPGL; the protein is encoded by the exons ATGGCTTCAGCTTGTGGAAGATTCGTGCGCAGAGCTTCAGCGCCGCTGAATTCCGCCATCAGATCTAATCTGCGTCCTGCTTCGACCAGCAGATCCGCCGCCTCCGCTCTCCCTTCCAAATCTACTTCCGCTTCTGGGCGGTCCTTCTCCGTCCTCAG AGTCCGGCATGAGCTGGGGTGCGTGCAATCTCTCTTGCCGCTCCATAGTGCGGTGGCCGCGGCGAGGATGACGTCCTGCCTGAGCACGACGTCGAGGAGCTGCCGGGCGCTCTCACAGGGTACTCTCTGCTGCACCTCTCCAGGCCTCTAG
- the LOC116213881 gene encoding protein NUCLEAR FUSION DEFECTIVE 6, chloroplastic/mitochondrial isoform X2, with protein sequence MASACGRFVRRASAPLNSAIRSNLRPASTSRSAASALPSKSTSASGRSFSVLRVRHELGCVQSLLPLHSAVAAARMTSCLSTTSRSCRALSQELGLSVPR encoded by the exons ATGGCTTCAGCTTGTGGAAGATTCGTGCGCAGAGCTTCAGCGCCGCTGAATTCCGCCATCAGATCTAATCTGCGTCCTGCTTCGACCAGCAGATCCGCCGCCTCCGCTCTCCCTTCCAAATCTACTTCCGCTTCTGGGCGGTCCTTCTCCGTCCTCAG AGTCCGGCATGAGCTGGGGTGCGTGCAATCTCTCTTGCCGCTCCATAGTGCGGTGGCCGCGGCGAGGATGACGTCCTGCCTGAGCACGACGTCGAGGAGCTGCCGGGCGCTCTCACAGG AGCTCGGTCTGTCCGTTCCAAGGTGA
- the LOC116213881 gene encoding protein NUCLEAR FUSION DEFECTIVE 6, chloroplastic/mitochondrial isoform X3: protein MASACGRFVRRASAPLNSAIRSNLRPASTSRSAASALPSKSTSASGRSFSVLRVRHELGCVQSLLPLHSAVAAARMTSCLSTTSRSCRALSQDGVDGT from the exons ATGGCTTCAGCTTGTGGAAGATTCGTGCGCAGAGCTTCAGCGCCGCTGAATTCCGCCATCAGATCTAATCTGCGTCCTGCTTCGACCAGCAGATCCGCCGCCTCCGCTCTCCCTTCCAAATCTACTTCCGCTTCTGGGCGGTCCTTCTCCGTCCTCAG AGTCCGGCATGAGCTGGGGTGCGTGCAATCTCTCTTGCCGCTCCATAGTGCGGTGGCCGCGGCGAGGATGACGTCCTGCCTGAGCACGACGTCGAGGAGCTGCCGGGCGCTCTCACAGG ATGGAGTCGATGGTACGTGA
- the LOC116213881 gene encoding protein NUCLEAR FUSION DEFECTIVE 6, chloroplastic/mitochondrial isoform X4 produces MASACGRFVRRASAPLNSAIRSNLRPASTSRSAASALPSKSTSASGRSFSVLRVRHELGCVQSLLPLHSAVAAARMTSCLSTTSRSCRALSQGT; encoded by the exons ATGGCTTCAGCTTGTGGAAGATTCGTGCGCAGAGCTTCAGCGCCGCTGAATTCCGCCATCAGATCTAATCTGCGTCCTGCTTCGACCAGCAGATCCGCCGCCTCCGCTCTCCCTTCCAAATCTACTTCCGCTTCTGGGCGGTCCTTCTCCGTCCTCAG AGTCCGGCATGAGCTGGGGTGCGTGCAATCTCTCTTGCCGCTCCATAGTGCGGTGGCCGCGGCGAGGATGACGTCCTGCCTGAGCACGACGTCGAGGAGCTGCCGGGCGCTCTCACAGG GCACATGA